A single Bacillus sp. HMF5848 DNA region contains:
- the ltrA gene encoding group II intron reverse transcriptase/maturase, with the protein MRNPKVVLSSLTSKAQNETYVFERLYRNLYNTEFYLEAYAKLYPNKGSNTKGVNNDTIDGMSLERIERLIEKLKEQTYQPNPARRTYIPKKNGKTRPLGIPTFEDKLVQEVVRRILESIYEPQFSNHSHGFRPNRSCHTALKEIRNTFTGTRWFIEGDIKGFFDNIDHHVLVELLRKRIRDEKLINLIWKFLRAGYVEDWTFHKTYSGTPQGGIISPLLSNIYLHELDKYGERYAESFNKGEKRRHNLVYHNLASKINHCKSKNKRDWERLTKEEKAERLQELKALYKELQSHDSKDLFDSNYRRMKYVRYADDFIIGVIGSKEEVEQIKKDLTDFLAINLKLELNAEKTLITHSTKNARFLGYDIRVARDWHRMKMPNGTKKRKFNYQTKLFVPHEKYIKKLINLGALKIGRNNGWKPIHRPYLVHNDDLEILRTYNAEIEGLYNYYRLASNVHVLQSFRQTMKYSMIKTYANKYRSTVSQIITKFKINGNFGVRYETKDGPKIAYFTEKRMEKNSEIKDHSVDTIENTLVYTGRTSLIDRLLAETCEWCGAKGVPLEMHHVKKLKDLEGKKKWEQRMIARRRKTIAMCIPCHQNLHKGKLD; encoded by the coding sequence ATGAGAAATCCAAAAGTAGTATTAAGCAGTCTAACTTCCAAAGCACAAAATGAAACATATGTATTTGAGAGATTATATCGAAATTTGTATAACACCGAGTTTTATTTAGAAGCCTATGCCAAACTTTATCCTAATAAAGGAAGTAACACAAAAGGTGTTAACAATGACACAATTGATGGTATGAGTTTAGAAAGAATCGAGCGTTTAATCGAAAAACTAAAGGAACAAACATATCAACCGAACCCAGCACGCAGAACATATATCCCAAAGAAAAACGGAAAAACACGACCTTTGGGTATTCCAACTTTTGAGGATAAACTAGTGCAAGAGGTTGTTCGGCGAATTTTAGAAAGTATTTATGAACCACAATTTTCAAATCATTCGCATGGTTTTCGACCAAATCGTAGCTGTCACACGGCCTTAAAAGAAATACGGAATACGTTTACTGGTACGAGATGGTTTATTGAAGGTGACATAAAAGGTTTCTTTGATAACATCGACCACCATGTATTAGTTGAACTTTTACGGAAGCGCATTAGGGATGAAAAATTAATTAATTTAATTTGGAAATTCTTAAGGGCAGGTTATGTAGAAGATTGGACTTTTCATAAAACCTACAGTGGGACACCACAAGGTGGAATCATTAGCCCGTTACTTTCAAATATTTACCTACATGAATTAGATAAATATGGTGAAAGATATGCGGAATCCTTTAACAAAGGTGAAAAGCGTAGACATAATCTTGTTTATCATAACCTAGCATCAAAAATTAATCACTGTAAAAGTAAAAATAAACGTGATTGGGAACGACTAACTAAAGAAGAAAAAGCTGAAAGGCTTCAAGAATTAAAGGCTCTATATAAAGAGCTGCAAAGCCATGACAGCAAAGACCTTTTTGACTCAAACTACCGTCGAATGAAATATGTAAGATACGCAGATGATTTTATAATCGGTGTTATCGGTAGTAAAGAAGAAGTCGAACAAATTAAAAAAGATTTAACCGACTTTCTTGCAATAAACCTAAAACTGGAGTTAAATGCTGAAAAAACGTTGATAACCCATAGTACGAAAAACGCTAGATTCCTAGGATATGATATTCGTGTAGCAAGAGACTGGCATAGAATGAAAATGCCAAATGGTACGAAAAAGAGAAAGTTTAATTATCAAACAAAATTATTCGTACCACACGAAAAATATATCAAAAAACTCATCAATTTAGGTGCATTGAAAATTGGCAGGAACAATGGGTGGAAACCTATCCACCGACCGTATTTAGTGCATAATGATGATTTAGAAATTCTTCGAACATATAATGCGGAAATTGAAGGGTTATATAATTACTATCGTCTAGCAAGTAATGTACATGTGCTTCAATCTTTCCGCCAGACAATGAAATACAGCATGATTAAAACGTATGCCAATAAATATAGAAGTACCGTCAGTCAAATCATCACGAAGTTCAAGATAAATGGGAATTTCGGTGTACGTTATGAAACGAAGGATGGACCGAAAATTGCCTATTTTACGGAAAAACGTATGGAAAAGAACTCGGAAATAAAAGATCATTCAGTAGATACAATCGAAAATACTTTAGTTTATACTGGCAGAACAAGTTTAATCGACCGTCTTTTAGCAGAAACTTGTGAATGGTGTGGAGCCAAAGGTGTACCACTAGAAATGCACCATGTGAAAAAGCTGAAAGATTTGGAAGGTAAAAAGAAGTGGGAACAGAGAATGATTGCAAGGCGAAGAAAAACCATTGCAATGTGTATCCCATGTCATCAGAATCTGCATAAAGGAAAGTTAGATTAG